The following coding sequences lie in one Oncorhynchus kisutch isolate 150728-3 linkage group LG27, Okis_V2, whole genome shotgun sequence genomic window:
- the LOC116357839 gene encoding uncharacterized protein LOC116357839: MAWLLYVMAWLFCVMAWLFCVMAWLFCVMAWLFCVMAWLLALLCNGMALVCNGMALLCNGMALLCNGMALLCNGMALLCNGSGSCVVAWLFCVVAWLFCVMAWLFCVMAWLFCVMAWLFCVMAWLFCVMAWLLCVMAWLLALLCNGMALLCNGMALVCNGMALLCNGMALLCNGMALLCNGMALLCNGMALLCNGSSSCVVAWLFCVMAWLFCVMAWLFCVMAWLFCVMAWLFCVMSWLLALLCNGMALVCNGMALLCNGMALLCNGMALLCNGSGSCVVAWLFCVVAWLFCVMAWLFCVMAWLFCVMAWLFCVMAWLLALLCNGMALLCNGMALVCNGMALLCNGMALLCNGMALLCNGMALLCNGMALLCNGMALMCNGTESHYQGLWGAVKCPGAETRAGLSVFSLAIHTSIS, from the coding sequence ATGGCATGGCTCTTGTATGTAATGGCATGGCTCTTCTGTGTAATGGCATGGCTCTTCTGTGTAATGGCATGGCTCTTCTGTGTAATGGCATGGCTCTTCTGTGTAATGGCATGGCTCTTGGCTCTTCTGTGTAATGGCATGGCTCTTGTATGTAATGGCATGGCTCTTCTGTGTAATGGCATGGCTCTTCTGTGTAATGGCATGGCTCTTCTGTGTAATGGCATGGCTCTTCTGTGTAATGGCTCTGGCTCTTGTGTAGTGGCATGGCTCTTCTGTGTAGTGGCATGGCTCTTCTGTGTAATGGCATGGCTCTTCTGTGTAATGGCATGGCTCTTCTGTGTAATGGCATGGCTCTTCTGTGTAATGGCATGGCTCTTCTGTGTAATGGCATGGCTCTTATGTGTAATGGCATGGCTCTTGGCTCTTCTGTGTAATGGCATGGCTCTTCTGTGTAATGGCATGGCTCTTGTATGTAATGGCATGGCTCTTCTGTGTAATGGCATGGCTCTTCTGTGTAATGGCATGGCTCTTCTGTGTAATGGCATGGCTCTTCTGTGTAATGGCATGGCTCTTCTGTGTAATGGCTCTAGCTCTTGTGTAGTGGCATGGCTCTTCTGTGTAATGGCATGGCTCTTCTGTGTAATGGCATGGCTCTTCTGTGTAATGGCATGGCTCTTCTGTGTAATGGCATGGCTCTTCTGTGTAATGTCATGGCTCTTGGCTCTTCTGTGTAATGGCATGGCTCTTGTATGTAATGGCATGGCTCTTCTGTGTAATGGCATGGCTCTTCTGTGTAATGGCATGGCTCTTCTGTGTAATGGCTCTGGCTCTTGTGTAGTGGCATGGCTCTTCTGTGTAGTGGCATGGCTCTTCTGTGTAATGGCATGGCTCTTCTGTGTAATGGCATGGCTCTTCTGTGTAATGGCATGGCTCTTCTGTGTAATGGCATGGCTCTTGGCTCTTCTGTGTAATGGCATGGCTCTTCTGTGTAATGGCATGGCTCTTGTATGTAATGGCATGGCTCTTCTGTGTAATGGCATGGCTCTTCTGTGTAATGGCATGGCTCTTCTGTGTAATGGCATGGCTCTTCTGTGTAATGGCATGGCTCTTCTGTGTAATGGCATGgctcttatgtgtaatggaactgagagtcattaTCAAGGGCTCTGGGGAGCTGTCAAGTGTCCAGGTGCTGAAACACGCGCAGGATTGTCTGTTTTTTCTCTCGCTATTCACACATCGATTTCATGA